The Pelodiscus sinensis isolate JC-2024 chromosome 32, ASM4963464v1, whole genome shotgun sequence genomic sequence ctgtctaagcattctgtatataggatacctgaatctgtctgtcagggctgctgcttcactcttggaagtgacagcctgcatgcatgcatcataaagttttctcttctaagtttctttcctgcctcactgatttgacctccagcctcgaacccttctgggggctctgtaccccaggggagcgagatttccccctcactgcgcggttactggaaagaatttgtctgAGGCTAGAGGATTGTCTATagatgaggattggcctgtccccccgggcctgtgagagtgaggagtcgttttccaggataggttgtagattgttgataatgtatTGGATTGGTTtgagttgtgggctgtaggtgatgacctaCAATGAATTCTGTTgctttctcttcttggcctgtcttgaagtagttcgtatctgggtactcatctggctcagCTCAGTTTCCTCAGCTTTCGCCTTCTATCGCCTCGCTCTACTTACGctatattgatgacatcttcatcatatggacccacgggaaagagatccttgaagaatttcacagggatttcaacaacttccaccccactatcaacctcagcctggaccagtccacacgagaaatccacttccttgacactacagtacagttacaTGATGGATACATTTCCActaccttatactggaaacctaccgacCTCTACACTTAACTTCATGCCtacagcttccatcccagacacatttctcaatctattggtTACATCCAAGCCccaagatacaactggatttccTCCAATCCCAGACAGAGACAAACGTCTACagaatctatatagagcattcttaaaactgaaatacccgcccagagaagtgaaaaaacagatggaCAGAGCCAGACGAGTGAGTactcagacatgaactacttcaagacaggcctaGAAGAGAAAACAGCAGAATACCAGGTGGTGGACAGGTGAGTGCTTTAGTGGTTATTGACCCTCTGCCCCTGTTTTTCCCTCAGGTTCATCTCTGCCTCCATTCCTCTTCTtgaccctgcccctttcccccacaaCCGCATCACCAGACAGCTCTATCTCTGCACCTAGCCAGAATCTCTGCCTCCTggaacctcctcctccctgtaTCTCCTTTCTCACTCCTTTGTATTCCAAGTCAGACTTCCTCTTCCCTCTGGAGTCTTAAGGCAACAATCTTAAGGAAACTCCTGCAGTCCTGGGATGAAGCATGCTCTGTGGATCTGGGGGCGGAGGATGCACTTGAGAAGGCCAGCCACACatgtgggctgtgaggggctggagCGTGCTCAGTGTAGATGGAATCTTTGACAGATAAATTTTGGAAAGGCTCAGAACTTGGCtaaattctgggttttttttccagaggagCAACAGGAAGCACACGGGTCACACCAGGTCACACCCCGATCAAATGTAAAATCCCTACCCTGAAGCATGGATGTGTCAGAGTTTTGGTTTGGGATGTGTCAGGAGGTGCCTGCATGTTTCCCAGCTTATGATTGTCCTGGCTGCTTAGCCAAAGGCCTTTGCTTAAGAACAAGGCCTCAGACAGACCATGATTTCGATTCTTTGTCTTTATATCCCTGTAAGAATGCACCTAAAGTCTTAAAGTATAGGCTGTACGAGGCAGGCCTGAATGATCTGATCCTAACAGCCCTGAAACAGTGACCAGGATTTCTGATGGGCATTTTCTTGGGGTGACTTGCTCATGCAGCACCTTGTGCTGCTGTGGCTACATTCCAGCGCTAGTTTCGTGTGAAAAAGTAGCTTTAAGATGTCTCTTTTTCTATTGCCCAGGCCTAAGTCCTATCTTTTGACCTTCGCAAGCAGAAGGTTCTGGGTATAATTAAAATTTGTATTTTACAATCTTAGAGTGGGATTTCCAAAAGCAGCAGAGTGATGTAGCCCCTTTCAAGGCCCATGGAAACCCAGTAACATTTGTGCTCCCAAGAGTTTGGCCAAAGACAAAACTTTCTGTTTTAGTTAAAGCAGCACAACCTCTGTGGTTTGGGCAACATTAGATTGGTTTTCAAGGGCTTATATATGTATAGCTTAATCTATGCTATTGTAAGGCACCTTTTTCTTGTAACAATGCATCCACACTAGGGTTGTACTGGTATTACTATATTAGTTATATACATCTCCAAAACAGAAATAGTTATctactagggctacgtctacactgcaggctgtttgcgcaagaacagtcattcttatgcaaaaacttgaGGAGTGTCTACACCGTACACGTGTTCTTAAGCTACTTGCACAAGACCTCTGATGCCTGGGCTATGTAAGGGAcactggaggggggcaggagccaacatTTGCCCCCACTACAACCAGCTGCATGTCATCCTGGGCGAGACAGTGGTGCAAGAGCCCTCACTGGCGGTGGATACCAGCTTGCGCACCTCAGTGGTGAAGCTTCCTGACCTAGAGGAGGAGGGTGACCTGACCACTGGGTCCAAGCACAAGGGAGATGACCTTAGCATTACCGTCACCCTGCACCTCAAGCCAGGATGCCTCCCGGGCTTTGTCCGAGGCCAGTAATGGATCCACCAGTGAGTGTAGCATTTCTCCCTCACAACACCAGCCCCGGGTGATGGGGCTTCCTTCACCCTCCCAGTTcctcccagcctggagtcttcccttcccccaggcaggAAGTGCAGCACCCCTCTGAGGGCCTTACCTGCATCAAGACGGCACCCACAGTGGACTAGCCCATCCCAAACTGGTTTGCCACCAagtggtagctgtccagggttgccagcttccatagggcgatggcaaccctcttgttgacggggatggtgggctgcagcTGGGTGGTACATCTGAggagtgcaggggtgagccaggcacatagctccaggaatgtctgcttccacatcctgaagttctggagccactgctggtcgtcccatcacTCCAgggccagccagtcccaccagtcggtactggtgtccagtctccagtaAGGCCTCTCTGTGGTCAGGTagggatgccacagggatgccaCCACATCCGGGGAGAGGGAGTTCAGAGTGAGCTTGGCATTGAGCTTGTTCAGGAGCAGCgaggcagcatggagcagcagctgcaggcactccaaaatggccgtgtggggccagagcaggcacagggccacctctggctccatggcacagcacAAAGAAGTGACAAGTCCCCAAAGGCTCTAGGGCACAAGCTGTGGAGTCCAatgaggcagagggcaaccacagcaggcactgctacAGCTGTCAGTCCCTACCAGAGGTCCCACAGCACGCAGCAGGGGAGAAATGGCTGTGCAGGGAGATCCTTCTAAGCATGTGTCTCAGAGgagctccagtcccctcccccagaaggtcctggtgcccttttgccctgtctgaagtggttccaggGAGAGAtctttgtgcaagaaagttctgccagtgtggacactctctcgtACAAAGCGCTTGGCTTTTGTGGTGTACTTTGAGCAGTGTGggtgcgctcttgtgcaaaacagttctttcatatgaagcctgcagtatagacatagcctgagtgtgctGAGGGGACATCTACatggcacacttatttcagaataagctattctggaagaaatactcagaagtggcttatttcgaaatagcacatccacacgaAAGGGAGCCTTGAAATCAGTCCTAACATGGAGGCACTACTTcgagttagagccccaggaagcactggggagtaactcctttgaatggccctgggaagaaGCTATTCCGAATTAGCAGCAGTGGTGTGGCTGTCCCATTGCTATCTCAGAAAAGGCttcattcctcatggaatgagatttgcTGAAGTCAGAAGTGGAATTgccgtgtagacgctcacattgttttttgggaataatgctgctgtgtagatgcaccctgaagcAAAAAGCTTCTGCAGAGGGGGCTCGGGCAGGGAATACTGAGGCTGATATTGTGCCTCTTGGCTCAGGGATGATTCCTGCACCAGATGAGCCGGGTGGGAAAGGCCGATCTGAGCAGTTCCACTGGCAGGGAAaacaggcagctgtggggagaggacaaAATGTGCAAGCGGCTTTTGTGGTTTTCACCCAGAGAGGCTCAGACGGCTCAGGTGTGATGCTGAAGACAGACCAGTCCAGCTTTCCCAGGGCTAATTGTCCAACACTCCTGTTACGAGCCTCGTCCCACTGGAGTCTCCTTTGCTGCTGTAAGTGCATCTGGCTTGCTGCAGATCCAGTGTCCCTCACTGGCGCATCGCAAGCTGCTGACCTTCTTCTCGTTCAGATACGCGCAGTCGCCATCTCCTCCGATCCTGAACCTGCAGGGCAGAAGCCAGGGAGCGGGTGTGAGGCAGGAGCCGGGTGTTTCCCATCGCTGACAGACAGGGGGCGACACTCGCACATTCCCAGCCCCTCAGTTCCCTTCCTGCACCAGaaccaggccccagccctgccccccgctgaaGGGGCCAGTTccacagggggcagtggggccaggcgaGGTTCTAAGAGGAACTGGCCTCCCTGGAGCATTTACGCCGAGGGGATGTTTTAACCCCtgttcctgctccccacccagctgccccagcacccaaACTGCCCTGAGCATTGGCTCCAGGGGAGCAGCAGTGACACCGCACagaagagctggggccagggctccccGGGCACTTGACATCAGCTCTCAGGccgggggcccagcagaccaggctgcgctgggaaggctggagctaAACGGCAGCAGCACAGACCTCGGGGCCATGGCGTGACCCAGCCGCTCACACCCAGCTTCCGCCAGAGCTGGACCCAGCACGACCCACCTGGGCACAGGGCGGGATCCCGGCCCACAGGCAAATCCTCCCCCActgacccatcctggctactCAGTGGCAGGTTCTGGGCTGGGAAGAGGCCCAGCACCACTCTGGGCAGGCtgggatctccccacccccagacctccAGCCTCTGGCTCTGGGTGGGCCAAGACGTGTCCCAGAGCCAGGCtaacccagcccccgcccgcctgATCACATGGCTGAGGGAGCAGGCGGGGagccaccagcaccctgccagcagagcTGGGTTGGGATGGCAAGGAGGTAACCCAGAGCATCGTGGGTGGTGAGTGGGGGCCTCCTGCCATGTGCCCACCTCTCCCGCttatctaagactgaacagggggaatAATCAGGCCCAATAGAGAGGAGGCTGCTTAACTTGTGAAAGGGACGAGCAGAACAACTACTGGGATAAGAATTTGCACGGAGCATGTTTCTTTGCGTATTAGGATTAGCTGGCGTGTTTTGCTTTGTCTTAGTAACTTGCTTTGAGCTGAGTGATTTCACTTGCAATTGTGTCTGTTAATTCTGGTCATTACCACGGTTTGCCTGGCACTGAAGTTGCAGTCACGTGGTGCAGAGATAAATGCGAGCACCGGGTTACACACTGCTGGCAGTGCTGCAATTTCATTGCTGAGTTCCTTCACAGCTCCCCTCCTGAAGTGACACGTACCCAGGCAACATGGGAAGAGCTGAAACCCTCCAGCATTATTGGGTTTTCTGCCTTTGTAGCCTCTCTCATCTCTCTGGGCTTCTCACAATCACACACCTGACCAGCACGGGGAGGTCGGTGGCACTTCCCTACTGCTGTGCTCTTGGGGGTCAAGCAGGGAATTTCTATCTAGAGATTTCATGGTGCAGCTTGTGGTTAGATTTTCacaccccacctcacccccagcagTGAGGCCTAATCTGCCATTCTAGGATTCACACCCTGCGATTGGCTCAGGTGGGGGTTGGGTATTTGAACCcacccagctcccactgaaatcagactCTCAGGCACCCAGAACTTAACACTGTCCAGCCCTTTCCATGTTGATGCCTGGTTAGAGTCAGACAGACGAGGAGGCTTTGGCCCATCACCAAGCGAGAGACACCGGCTGGCACCCGTCACTAACACACCGAGCGCTCTCTGGCTgctcccacagcaccagctggcgGCTCGGCCTGAACTGGGCACCTCACACAGCGGGGACACAAAGCCCAGGGAGCtcacagagaggggaggggggcaaagactCACCAGTTGTTGAATTTGGTGCCGTTTGCCCATTTCCAGAGCTGCCCCGGGTCCCTCTGGAAGCCGAGCTAGTGGTCCTAGAACAGCGGAGGGAAAGGGGGTGTCAGGGccagaccctgctgctccccatctcTGGGCAGGGAATCCCAGGGGAGCACAGAGGGGTCTCAGTGTTCCCAGGGGGTGGCTGGGgatttgcccctcccccttgcccaaCTCTAGGTAATTCGGTATtaacccccccaccaaacccagctcccccacccaaacctccccagggctggggctgctcttgGGAACTGCTGGGTCCAAGCTCCCCCAACCTCCCATGCCGGGCCAGGCTCTGTGTGAAACCCTCACCTGACAGGCAGCTGTgcttcctccagccctccccagggaagggaaaggaaaagccCAGCTGATCAGTGCAAGGGatgctgggaggggccaggcctaagaggacccttcccccaccctcagctggctgctcttcccctacCCAGGGGCACTGGCTCTTCCAGCCGCGCTGGGGtctcagccccctccagccccaggcagcccagcagacactggggcagcccagccccagagggGCGTCTCCTGCTGAGAGGCCTGACAGTGGCTgatcctctccccccctccaccggTCACTGACACCAGAGGGGCCTGGGCCCAGCCCGGCCGGGCATTCAGTGGCTGGAAAGTCCATTGGCTCTGGGCTCTGGCCTGCTCCTCCCACgcagggcagagcccaggcctggccagTGTGATGAGTCTCTCACCATTTCCTGCTTGTTGTCGATCCCAGCCAGGGAagcccccagggcagagcagcggcTCCGGCTGTAGGTCCAGTTCCCTTCCCCCTCGGAGAAATAGAAGCATTTCCCCTGGTAGCCCACCCAGGTGTCCGGGCacgcggggccctgcacagctggAGAGCGGCCAGATAACAACACTGAAATGAGACAAGAACAGGTGGAGTGAGAGGGGACCTGCGCCCCAGGCTGCTGAGACTCCTCTGACCTTggcagtgcaggggagggcaggaagaggggacATGAAGGAGCCAGGGGAATGCTGGGAATCCAGCCCCCAAGGGCGTTACCTGTCTCTGGTCTCACTGGGCCACTGTCTCAGTTCACGTTCAACAGGGAAGCAGATGACCAAGGGCTCGTGTGTCTAAGCCCCCCAGGCTGCGGGTCAGAGCAGGAGGTGAGCAGGGTAGGGGGCGGGGGCCAAGGTCAGGGCTGGTAGCCAGCAGGAGAGCGACGATGGGTAGGAGGCGGGTTCAGCAGGGTTGGCCAGGCCAGTTCCCCAAGTTGCTCCACTCGCCTGGGCTGCCGGGCTgcccaggagggggctgaggggaggatggaacaaactccctgcccttcTCCAGGCTGAGCGCCCGCTGCCCGGAGCTCCCAGCGCAGCCAGATGCAGGGTGAGGAAGACGCCTGGCGGGAGATGtttgcagggcaggaagggacacgcccagcccgggggcagggacagctcagagcagcccaggcacaaAGGTATCCCTCTGTTGAATGTGTGACAAAAAGGTGAATAACAGATGAAAgcaactgaaaaaactttaaaaaacaatggacAGTCCTGAAGCACTTTAGAGGCTCTCATGAGCTGTTGTGGGGACAACCCACTTCTCAGatggtgcccatgaaagctcatgagaccatctacatgttttgttagtctccaaggtgctgcaggactagtcatttaagtttttccagagGACAGGGGTATAAAAgttggctcattcacagcagctgAGGGGGAGGTAAAACTACCAAGAGAGGAAATAGTCTTTATAGTAAGATAACAAATTTAAATAATCATTCTGTCCTATTTGGATtgtattgaaattgcaaatgaattgcgGTTCTGCGGTTTCTCTTTATAATCTagttttgaagggtttttttgtagaacatacatatttttattatacacacacactctctctctctgggtatgtctacactgccaccctagttcgaactagggtggctaatgtaggcattcgaacttgcaaatgaagcccgggatttaaatatcccgggcttcatttgcatgttcccagccgggcGCCGtgtttaaatgcccgtagttcgaactacctgcctgtggctacacgccgAGCTCCCATGCACAGGGGACAGCCACTCCCGGCATGGTCAGGAGAGTCACTAGCGCTGCGGGGCCCTGCGCTTCCCAAGTTAAGGATGTTAGCAAGGAGTCGACTACCAGTAAGCATAAGCTtactcgctcccctcccccaccctttgctgcttCATTATGACAGGCAGCAAGAGGGGTCAGGGGAaactggagccagtgctgggggagccagcttagcACTCTGTTCCTACCAGCCctgtctctgtggtgccacctgcccccactcctgctaccTCTAGTAAGAGCagtgggcgggagaggggaggctgctgtCAGTCAGCCCCttgtctgcaggggtcccagcagggagctggtctcccccatggacaggggcttctcCCACCAAGCAGCACCTGTTCACAGAGGCCCGCACTGGCTGTGAACAGGGATGGATGGACATTTCCCAGGAGCCCCCCTGTTCCGGGGCGGGAGCCAGACAGGCCAGGAGGAGACACTGTgactggggcagccccagggggGTGGGACGtgcagagagggggtggggggaggggaggctgagaACTCACCTGCCAGGGCAATAACAGTGACAAGGAGACCTAAGAACACAACTCCAAGGGTGACTCCGGGGGCGACTGTTCGCTTGTTGCAGTTACCGCGAGGCTCTGAAACAGAGGGACCCATCAGGCAGGGCCGTTGAcagcaccaggctggggctgccctAGAACTTGCCCTGTTCTGTCCCTTGCACCTCCCACCAGATGTTCTGGGAGAGGCACCCTGGGGctcaggcaggctggggctggcagaacagcccctcccccctcccccgcccagcactgcCAGCCAGGCTGGCACCAGGCCAGTGAGCTCAGGGCACAGAGATAAGGACCCGCATGTTCTGGTGGCAGgagcccccacccagcacccaGCACCCGTCCCCGCACACGGGGTCTCACCCGAGCACCACGGATGAAGGGGGAGACAGAGTCAGGCCAAGAGGGGCCAGGTCTGTCACAGGAGGTCTGACCCACCAGCCCAAATGGCCCCTGCCCCGCCACATGCCCAGCACTGTGCATGCCAGCCAGCCACTGGGAGGCAGGGATCGGAGCCTTGAAAGCAACAGGGggacccagcccctgctgcccacagACAGGGGTTGGGAAATTGTTGCTGCCACTGggagcctgcccccccatccccatcagtCTGTCTCTCTCCAGCCCATTCCCAggcacagacacctgccccccaccccacccccgattACCAGCTCACTGCCACTCCAAGTGTTCACTGCCCTCACCATGCTCCTGCAGTGGCACTTTGCTCTCAGCATCTCCctctgcttctggccccatgGTCTCTCAGCCAGGCTCAGTTCTTCTCTGCGTGATGGGGctgatgcagaagcagcagcaaagctCCAGCTGGACAGGTCCTGGCCTCGACTCCCTCCCTGCTTCAGACCCCATGGCCAAGCTGGAAGCTGAGATGGGACAGgtcaagggtgggggaaggaggatttGGGGCATCTcagtcccagcccagcccagcagccccaccccAACCAGAAGTGGTACCAAGGTGATTAAACCCCGTAAATCACAGAACACTGGCATTAGATGGGATCTCGAGAGGCCATAgagtccaggcccctgtcctaggggcaggaaccagcaccatctagatcagtggttcccaaacttttcagcatcacacccccattttgatttttga encodes the following:
- the LOC102455716 gene encoding C-type lectin domain family 2 member D-like — its product is MGPEAEGDAESKVPLQEHEPRGNCNKRTVAPGVTLGVVFLGLLVTVIALAVLLSGRSPAVQGPACPDTWVGYQGKCFYFSEGEGNWTYSRSRCSALGASLAGIDNKQEMVRDSSHWPGLGSALRGRSRPEPRLGFQRDPGQLWKWANGTKFNNWFRIGGDGDCAYLNEKKVSSLRCASEGHWICSKPDALTAAKETPVGRGS